One Glycine max cultivar Williams 82 chromosome 6, Glycine_max_v4.0, whole genome shotgun sequence DNA segment encodes these proteins:
- the LOC100810965 gene encoding protein LEO1 homolog isoform X1 produces MGGGEEKRHQMMQNLFGDQSEEEEELDVDSEHESNPQQNYPSDEGEGEGVGEQEGEGEVEGQGEVEIESDGDGDGEPDRESEGEREQSSQEVEVVEREEESEGRDSDSDVKDGGYSQRGVTSKRRDDFVESGSEENQYAHHDDGEEEVDEARSPSGSPRDEKDETRDLHSAPEIRDVFGDFDDDEEEEMGYAIQQDIEQDSNRYPMEEEGSYGKNLRPEDILADEDHQYESEEENIEIKTKEKPLGPPLELEVPLRPPPALPEKMNMIKVSNIMGVDPKPFDPKTYVEEDTFVTDESGTRKRIRLENNIVRWRTTKNPDGTTSCESNARFVRWSDGSLQLLIGNEVLDISVQDAQHDQAHLFLRHGKVNFFILMDFLMNYCSPQWSMFTCLQGILQSQGRLLRKMRFMPSSLSSNSHRLLTALVDSRHKKVFKVKNCITDIDPEREKEEKEKAESQNIRANVLLNRKREKVNRKYTPAVERRRQLSPGFLEDALDEEDEADYYDNRRSQHRFEDDLEAEARAEKRIMNAKKVLFLSLQKFLHMLIFLHLPLMRVIFWNFSRRDLKISLVSLPSHLLNPLGTQWVTQMMRERSLSMKLRRKMRGLLHVRGMRILSQSMRMRKKRKNTMKKLNKLMMHQMRRKRRNQSRRTRSLEAVPKGRDLNLMRTLLQGKQPPIGGWRLCTIVMRTKLELDFHGKCSYLMQQRQRWLLVPPIYSYIFNISSLYT; encoded by the exons ATGGGAGGAGGCGAGGAGAAGCGGCACCAGATGATGCAGAACCTCTTCGGAGATCAATCCGAGGAGGAGGAAGAGCTCGACGTCGATTCCGAGCACGAATCGAACCCGCAACAAAATTACCCCTCC GACGAGGGGGAGGGGGAGGGTGTGGGGGAGCAGGAGGGAGAGGGCGAGGTGGAGGGCCAGGGGGAGGTTGAAATCGAGAGCGATGGCGACGGAGATGGGGAGCCCGACCGCGAGAGCGAGGGCGAGAGGGAGCAGAGCTCGCAGGAGGTGGAGGTCGTGGAGAGGGAAGAGGAGAGCGAGGGGAGAGACTCAGATAGTGACGTCAAGGACGGCGGGTACAGCCAGCGCGGCGTCACGAGCAAGCGGAGGGACGACTTCGTCGAGAGCGGATCCGAGGAGAATCAGTATGCTCACCATGATGACGGGGAAGAAGAGGTCGACGAAGCCAGAAGCCCTAG TGGGTCACCCAGGGATGAAAAAGATGAGACTCGGGACTTGCATTCAGCCCCAGAAATTCGTGATGTGTTTGgtgattttgatgatgatgaagaggagGAAATGGGGTATGCAATCCAGCAGGACATTGAACAAGATTCGAAT AGATACCCTATGGAGGAGGAAGGGAGTTACGGAAAGAATCTGAGACCTGAAGATATACTTGCTGATGAAGATCATCAGTATGAATCGGAGGAGGAAAACATTGAGATAAAAACTAAGGAGAAGCCACTTGGCCCCCCTTTAGAGTTAGAGGTTCCGTTACGACCACCTCCAGCTCTTCCAGAAAAG ATGAACATGATTAAAGTTTCCAATATTATGGGTGTTGATCCAAAACCATTTGATCCTAAAACATATGTGGAAGAGGATACTTTTGTAACCGATGAATCTGGAACCAGAAAACGCATACGTTTGGAGAACAATATTGTACGCTGGAGGACTACTAAAAATCCTGATGGCACAACATCA TGTGAAAGCAATGCTCGCTTTGTGAGATGGTCCGATGGCAGCCTGCAGTTGTTAATTGGGAATGAAGTTCTTGACATATCAGTGCAAGATGCACAGCATGATCAAGCACATCTTTTCCTTAGACATGGAAAGGTGAATTTCTTTATTCTCATGGATTTCTTGATGAATTACTGTTCCCCTCAATGGTCTATGTTTACATGCTTACAGGGTATCCTCCAATCACAAGGAAGGTTGTTAAGGAAAATGAGGTTTATGCCATCTTCCTTGTCATCAAATTCTCATCGGCTGTTGACTGCCCTTGTTGACTCAAGGCATAAGAAGGTTTTTAAGGTGAAAAACTGCATAACTGACATTGATCCTGAGagggaaaaagaggaaaaagagaaG GCTGAAAGCCAAAATATCCGCGCAAATGTGCTTCTTAACCGAAAGCGTGAGAAGGTGAATCGGAAGTATACTCCAGCTGTGGAGAGGAGGCGTCAACTTTCTCCTGGGTTTTTAGAGGATGCTTTGGATGAG GAGGATGAAGCGGATTATTATGATAATCGTCGTTCTCAGCATCGCTTTGAGGATGATTTGGAAGCGGAAGCCCGAGCAGAGAAACGAATTATGAATGCTAAAAAGGTATTATTTCTCAGTCTCCAGAAATTTTTAcatatgttgatttttttgcATTTACCATTGATGAGGGTTATTTTCTGGAATTTTAGTCGCAGGGACCTAAAGATATCCCTCGTAAGTCTTCCTTCCCACCTGCTAAATCCTCTCGGAACCCAATGGGTTACCCAGATGATGAGAGAGAGGAGTCTGAGTATGAAACTGAGGAGGAAGATGAGAGGCCTCCTTCACGTAAGAGGGATGAGGATACTGAGCCAGAGTATGAGGAtgaggaagaagaggaagaacacTATGAAGAAGCTGAACAAGTTAATGATGCATCAgatgaggaggaagaggag GAACCAAAGCAGAAGAACAAGGAGTTTAGAGGCAGTGCCAAAAGGAAGGGATTTGAATCTGATGAGGACTCTCCTCCAAGGAAAACAACCACCCATCGGCGGATGGCGGTTGTGTACGATAGTGATGAGGACTAAACTTGAGCTAGATTTTCATG GGAAGTGCAGCTATCTGATGCAGCAAAGGCAGAGATGGCTCTTAGTTCCCCCCATATATAgctacatttttaatatttcatccTTATATACATAA
- the LOC100810965 gene encoding protein LEO1 homolog isoform X2, which translates to MGGGEEKRHQMMQNLFGDQSEEEEELDVDSEHESNPQQNYPSDEGEGEGVGEQEGEGEVEGQGEVEIESDGDGDGEPDRESEGEREQSSQEVEVVEREEESEGRDSDSDVKDGGYSQRGVTSKRRDDFVESGSEENQYAHHDDGEEEVDEARSPSGSPRDEKDETRDLHSAPEIRDVFGDFDDDEEEEMGYAIQQDIEQDSNRYPMEEEGSYGKNLRPEDILADEDHQYESEEENIEIKTKEKPLGPPLELEVPLRPPPALPEKMNMIKVSNIMGVDPKPFDPKTYVEEDTFVTDESGTRKRIRLENNIVRWRTTKNPDGTTSCESNARFVRWSDGSLQLLIGNEVLDISVQDAQHDQAHLFLRHGKGILQSQGRLLRKMRFMPSSLSSNSHRLLTALVDSRHKKVFKVKNCITDIDPEREKEEKEKAESQNIRANVLLNRKREKVNRKYTPAVERRRQLSPGFLEDALDEEDEADYYDNRRSQHRFEDDLEAEARAEKRIMNAKKVLFLSLQKFLHMLIFLHLPLMRVIFWNFSRRDLKISLVSLPSHLLNPLGTQWVTQMMRERSLSMKLRRKMRGLLHVRGMRILSQSMRMRKKRKNTMKKLNKLMMHQMRRKRRNQSRRTRSLEAVPKGRDLNLMRTLLQGKQPPIGGWRLCTIVMRTKLELDFHGKCSYLMQQRQRWLLVPPIYSYIFNISSLYT; encoded by the exons ATGGGAGGAGGCGAGGAGAAGCGGCACCAGATGATGCAGAACCTCTTCGGAGATCAATCCGAGGAGGAGGAAGAGCTCGACGTCGATTCCGAGCACGAATCGAACCCGCAACAAAATTACCCCTCC GACGAGGGGGAGGGGGAGGGTGTGGGGGAGCAGGAGGGAGAGGGCGAGGTGGAGGGCCAGGGGGAGGTTGAAATCGAGAGCGATGGCGACGGAGATGGGGAGCCCGACCGCGAGAGCGAGGGCGAGAGGGAGCAGAGCTCGCAGGAGGTGGAGGTCGTGGAGAGGGAAGAGGAGAGCGAGGGGAGAGACTCAGATAGTGACGTCAAGGACGGCGGGTACAGCCAGCGCGGCGTCACGAGCAAGCGGAGGGACGACTTCGTCGAGAGCGGATCCGAGGAGAATCAGTATGCTCACCATGATGACGGGGAAGAAGAGGTCGACGAAGCCAGAAGCCCTAG TGGGTCACCCAGGGATGAAAAAGATGAGACTCGGGACTTGCATTCAGCCCCAGAAATTCGTGATGTGTTTGgtgattttgatgatgatgaagaggagGAAATGGGGTATGCAATCCAGCAGGACATTGAACAAGATTCGAAT AGATACCCTATGGAGGAGGAAGGGAGTTACGGAAAGAATCTGAGACCTGAAGATATACTTGCTGATGAAGATCATCAGTATGAATCGGAGGAGGAAAACATTGAGATAAAAACTAAGGAGAAGCCACTTGGCCCCCCTTTAGAGTTAGAGGTTCCGTTACGACCACCTCCAGCTCTTCCAGAAAAG ATGAACATGATTAAAGTTTCCAATATTATGGGTGTTGATCCAAAACCATTTGATCCTAAAACATATGTGGAAGAGGATACTTTTGTAACCGATGAATCTGGAACCAGAAAACGCATACGTTTGGAGAACAATATTGTACGCTGGAGGACTACTAAAAATCCTGATGGCACAACATCA TGTGAAAGCAATGCTCGCTTTGTGAGATGGTCCGATGGCAGCCTGCAGTTGTTAATTGGGAATGAAGTTCTTGACATATCAGTGCAAGATGCACAGCATGATCAAGCACATCTTTTCCTTAGACATGGAAAG GGTATCCTCCAATCACAAGGAAGGTTGTTAAGGAAAATGAGGTTTATGCCATCTTCCTTGTCATCAAATTCTCATCGGCTGTTGACTGCCCTTGTTGACTCAAGGCATAAGAAGGTTTTTAAGGTGAAAAACTGCATAACTGACATTGATCCTGAGagggaaaaagaggaaaaagagaaG GCTGAAAGCCAAAATATCCGCGCAAATGTGCTTCTTAACCGAAAGCGTGAGAAGGTGAATCGGAAGTATACTCCAGCTGTGGAGAGGAGGCGTCAACTTTCTCCTGGGTTTTTAGAGGATGCTTTGGATGAG GAGGATGAAGCGGATTATTATGATAATCGTCGTTCTCAGCATCGCTTTGAGGATGATTTGGAAGCGGAAGCCCGAGCAGAGAAACGAATTATGAATGCTAAAAAGGTATTATTTCTCAGTCTCCAGAAATTTTTAcatatgttgatttttttgcATTTACCATTGATGAGGGTTATTTTCTGGAATTTTAGTCGCAGGGACCTAAAGATATCCCTCGTAAGTCTTCCTTCCCACCTGCTAAATCCTCTCGGAACCCAATGGGTTACCCAGATGATGAGAGAGAGGAGTCTGAGTATGAAACTGAGGAGGAAGATGAGAGGCCTCCTTCACGTAAGAGGGATGAGGATACTGAGCCAGAGTATGAGGAtgaggaagaagaggaagaacacTATGAAGAAGCTGAACAAGTTAATGATGCATCAgatgaggaggaagaggag GAACCAAAGCAGAAGAACAAGGAGTTTAGAGGCAGTGCCAAAAGGAAGGGATTTGAATCTGATGAGGACTCTCCTCCAAGGAAAACAACCACCCATCGGCGGATGGCGGTTGTGTACGATAGTGATGAGGACTAAACTTGAGCTAGATTTTCATG GGAAGTGCAGCTATCTGATGCAGCAAAGGCAGAGATGGCTCTTAGTTCCCCCCATATATAgctacatttttaatatttcatccTTATATACATAA
- the LOC102661043 gene encoding protein MAIN-LIKE 1-like, whose product MMILTNFAFLYTSIQERPELKLSSHGRKVHSLGRPVPTIEGLVAGIGLSSLIACSVDTGDQGLLFAFVERWHQETSSFHLPVGELIITLDDVSSLLHLSVIGDLHAFEPLHVDDAVQMLVDLLMVSPESARAETAQCCGPYVRLQRVRDIYERRCQTGHWTAAARAYLLHLLGCTLFANKSATNVHVVYLEALRDLSMTEMYAWGVAALVHMYDQLNDASMSHSQQLDGYITLLQCWIYEHFPSVADSTADKEYDEDSPRACRWIATKKTVKSIRTLTYRERLDRIRIPDVCWIPYGEH is encoded by the exons atgatgattttaacgaattttgcgttcctttatacttcaattcaggagcgtCCTGAATTGAAGCTATCCTCTCATGGGAGGAAGGTCCACAGTTTAGGCAGGCCTGTCCCTACCATTGAGGGACTTGTTGCTGGTATAGGACTAAGTTCTCTGATCGCGTGTTCGGTAGACACCGGCGATCAGGGACTTTTGTTCGCGTTTGTGGAGCGGTGGCACCAGGAGACGTCTAGTTTCCATCTCCCGGTGGGAGAACTCATCATCACATTGGACGACGTCTCCTCGCTTCTCCATCTTTCCGTTATTGGCGACTTACACGCTTTTGAGCCCTTGCACGTGGACGATGCGGTTCAGATGCTGGTGGACTTATTGATGGTCTCTCCAGAGTCTGCTAGGGCCGAGACAGCCCAGTGTTGCGGACCGTACGTACGCCTGCAACGGGTACGTGATATATACGAGCGCCGATGCCAGACAGGTCATTGGACAGCTGCGGCTCGCGCATATCTTCTTCACCTTCTGGGTTGCACtctgtttgctaacaagagtgcaaccaatgTCCATGTTGTCTACTTGGAGGCCCTTCGTGACCTCAGTATGACGGAGATGTACGCTTGGGGAGTGGCTGCTTTGGTGCATATGTACGACCAGCTGAACGATGCATCTATGAGCCACAGCCAACAACTCGACGGTTACATCACATTGCTGCAg TGCTGGATTTACGAGCACTTTCCGTCGGTCGCGGACTCCACTGCTGATAAGGAGTATGACGAGGATTCTCCGCGTGCGTGTAGGTGGATTGCGACCAAGAAGACCGTGAAGAGCATTCGTACGCTGACGTACAGGGAGCGCCTAGACCGAATCCGGATTCCGGATGTCTGTTGGATCCCTTATGGGGAGCACTGA
- the LOC100810965 gene encoding protein LEO1 homolog isoform X3, which translates to MGGGEEKRHQMMQNLFGDQSEEEEELDVDSEHESNPQQNYPSDEGEGEGVGEQEGEGEVEGQGEVEIESDGDGDGEPDRESEGEREQSSQEVEVVEREEESEGRDSDSDVKDGGYSQRGVTSKRRDDFVESGSEENQYAHHDDGEEEVDEARSPSGSPRDEKDETRDLHSAPEIRDVFGDFDDDEEEEMGYAIQQDIEQDSNRYPMEEEGSYGKNLRPEDILADEDHQYESEEENIEIKTKEKPLGPPLELEVPLRPPPALPEKMNMIKVSNIMGVDPKPFDPKTYVEEDTFVTDESGTRKRIRLENNIVRWRTTKNPDGTTSCESNARFVRWSDGSLQLLIGNEVLDISVQDAQHDQAHLFLRHGKVNFFILMDFLMNYCSPQWSMFTCLQGILQSQGRLLRKMRFMPSSLSSNSHRLLTALVDSRHKKVFKVKNCITDIDPEREKEEKEKAESQNIRANVLLNRKREKVNRKYTPAVERRRQLSPGFLEDALDEEDEADYYDNRRSQHRFEDDLEAEARAEKRIMNAKKSQGPKDIPRKSSFPPAKSSRNPMGYPDDEREESEYETEEEDERPPSRKRDEDTEPEYEDEEEEEEHYEEAEQVNDASDEEEEEEPKQKNKEFRGSAKRKGFESDEDSPPRKTTTHRRMAVVYDSDED; encoded by the exons ATGGGAGGAGGCGAGGAGAAGCGGCACCAGATGATGCAGAACCTCTTCGGAGATCAATCCGAGGAGGAGGAAGAGCTCGACGTCGATTCCGAGCACGAATCGAACCCGCAACAAAATTACCCCTCC GACGAGGGGGAGGGGGAGGGTGTGGGGGAGCAGGAGGGAGAGGGCGAGGTGGAGGGCCAGGGGGAGGTTGAAATCGAGAGCGATGGCGACGGAGATGGGGAGCCCGACCGCGAGAGCGAGGGCGAGAGGGAGCAGAGCTCGCAGGAGGTGGAGGTCGTGGAGAGGGAAGAGGAGAGCGAGGGGAGAGACTCAGATAGTGACGTCAAGGACGGCGGGTACAGCCAGCGCGGCGTCACGAGCAAGCGGAGGGACGACTTCGTCGAGAGCGGATCCGAGGAGAATCAGTATGCTCACCATGATGACGGGGAAGAAGAGGTCGACGAAGCCAGAAGCCCTAG TGGGTCACCCAGGGATGAAAAAGATGAGACTCGGGACTTGCATTCAGCCCCAGAAATTCGTGATGTGTTTGgtgattttgatgatgatgaagaggagGAAATGGGGTATGCAATCCAGCAGGACATTGAACAAGATTCGAAT AGATACCCTATGGAGGAGGAAGGGAGTTACGGAAAGAATCTGAGACCTGAAGATATACTTGCTGATGAAGATCATCAGTATGAATCGGAGGAGGAAAACATTGAGATAAAAACTAAGGAGAAGCCACTTGGCCCCCCTTTAGAGTTAGAGGTTCCGTTACGACCACCTCCAGCTCTTCCAGAAAAG ATGAACATGATTAAAGTTTCCAATATTATGGGTGTTGATCCAAAACCATTTGATCCTAAAACATATGTGGAAGAGGATACTTTTGTAACCGATGAATCTGGAACCAGAAAACGCATACGTTTGGAGAACAATATTGTACGCTGGAGGACTACTAAAAATCCTGATGGCACAACATCA TGTGAAAGCAATGCTCGCTTTGTGAGATGGTCCGATGGCAGCCTGCAGTTGTTAATTGGGAATGAAGTTCTTGACATATCAGTGCAAGATGCACAGCATGATCAAGCACATCTTTTCCTTAGACATGGAAAGGTGAATTTCTTTATTCTCATGGATTTCTTGATGAATTACTGTTCCCCTCAATGGTCTATGTTTACATGCTTACAGGGTATCCTCCAATCACAAGGAAGGTTGTTAAGGAAAATGAGGTTTATGCCATCTTCCTTGTCATCAAATTCTCATCGGCTGTTGACTGCCCTTGTTGACTCAAGGCATAAGAAGGTTTTTAAGGTGAAAAACTGCATAACTGACATTGATCCTGAGagggaaaaagaggaaaaagagaaG GCTGAAAGCCAAAATATCCGCGCAAATGTGCTTCTTAACCGAAAGCGTGAGAAGGTGAATCGGAAGTATACTCCAGCTGTGGAGAGGAGGCGTCAACTTTCTCCTGGGTTTTTAGAGGATGCTTTGGATGAG GAGGATGAAGCGGATTATTATGATAATCGTCGTTCTCAGCATCGCTTTGAGGATGATTTGGAAGCGGAAGCCCGAGCAGAGAAACGAATTATGAATGCTAAAAAG TCGCAGGGACCTAAAGATATCCCTCGTAAGTCTTCCTTCCCACCTGCTAAATCCTCTCGGAACCCAATGGGTTACCCAGATGATGAGAGAGAGGAGTCTGAGTATGAAACTGAGGAGGAAGATGAGAGGCCTCCTTCACGTAAGAGGGATGAGGATACTGAGCCAGAGTATGAGGAtgaggaagaagaggaagaacacTATGAAGAAGCTGAACAAGTTAATGATGCATCAgatgaggaggaagaggag GAACCAAAGCAGAAGAACAAGGAGTTTAGAGGCAGTGCCAAAAGGAAGGGATTTGAATCTGATGAGGACTCTCCTCCAAGGAAAACAACCACCCATCGGCGGATGGCGGTTGTGTACGATAGTGATGAGGACTAA
- the LOC100810965 gene encoding protein LEO1 homolog isoform X4: MGGGEEKRHQMMQNLFGDQSEEEEELDVDSEHESNPQQNYPSDEGEGEGVGEQEGEGEVEGQGEVEIESDGDGDGEPDRESEGEREQSSQEVEVVEREEESEGRDSDSDVKDGGYSQRGVTSKRRDDFVESGSEENQYAHHDDGEEEVDEARSPSGSPRDEKDETRDLHSAPEIRDVFGDFDDDEEEEMGYAIQQDIEQDSNRYPMEEEGSYGKNLRPEDILADEDHQYESEEENIEIKTKEKPLGPPLELEVPLRPPPALPEKMNMIKVSNIMGVDPKPFDPKTYVEEDTFVTDESGTRKRIRLENNIVRWRTTKNPDGTTSCESNARFVRWSDGSLQLLIGNEVLDISVQDAQHDQAHLFLRHGKGILQSQGRLLRKMRFMPSSLSSNSHRLLTALVDSRHKKVFKVKNCITDIDPEREKEEKEKAESQNIRANVLLNRKREKVNRKYTPAVERRRQLSPGFLEDALDEEDEADYYDNRRSQHRFEDDLEAEARAEKRIMNAKKSQGPKDIPRKSSFPPAKSSRNPMGYPDDEREESEYETEEEDERPPSRKRDEDTEPEYEDEEEEEEHYEEAEQVNDASDEEEEEEPKQKNKEFRGSAKRKGFESDEDSPPRKTTTHRRMAVVYDSDED; this comes from the exons ATGGGAGGAGGCGAGGAGAAGCGGCACCAGATGATGCAGAACCTCTTCGGAGATCAATCCGAGGAGGAGGAAGAGCTCGACGTCGATTCCGAGCACGAATCGAACCCGCAACAAAATTACCCCTCC GACGAGGGGGAGGGGGAGGGTGTGGGGGAGCAGGAGGGAGAGGGCGAGGTGGAGGGCCAGGGGGAGGTTGAAATCGAGAGCGATGGCGACGGAGATGGGGAGCCCGACCGCGAGAGCGAGGGCGAGAGGGAGCAGAGCTCGCAGGAGGTGGAGGTCGTGGAGAGGGAAGAGGAGAGCGAGGGGAGAGACTCAGATAGTGACGTCAAGGACGGCGGGTACAGCCAGCGCGGCGTCACGAGCAAGCGGAGGGACGACTTCGTCGAGAGCGGATCCGAGGAGAATCAGTATGCTCACCATGATGACGGGGAAGAAGAGGTCGACGAAGCCAGAAGCCCTAG TGGGTCACCCAGGGATGAAAAAGATGAGACTCGGGACTTGCATTCAGCCCCAGAAATTCGTGATGTGTTTGgtgattttgatgatgatgaagaggagGAAATGGGGTATGCAATCCAGCAGGACATTGAACAAGATTCGAAT AGATACCCTATGGAGGAGGAAGGGAGTTACGGAAAGAATCTGAGACCTGAAGATATACTTGCTGATGAAGATCATCAGTATGAATCGGAGGAGGAAAACATTGAGATAAAAACTAAGGAGAAGCCACTTGGCCCCCCTTTAGAGTTAGAGGTTCCGTTACGACCACCTCCAGCTCTTCCAGAAAAG ATGAACATGATTAAAGTTTCCAATATTATGGGTGTTGATCCAAAACCATTTGATCCTAAAACATATGTGGAAGAGGATACTTTTGTAACCGATGAATCTGGAACCAGAAAACGCATACGTTTGGAGAACAATATTGTACGCTGGAGGACTACTAAAAATCCTGATGGCACAACATCA TGTGAAAGCAATGCTCGCTTTGTGAGATGGTCCGATGGCAGCCTGCAGTTGTTAATTGGGAATGAAGTTCTTGACATATCAGTGCAAGATGCACAGCATGATCAAGCACATCTTTTCCTTAGACATGGAAAG GGTATCCTCCAATCACAAGGAAGGTTGTTAAGGAAAATGAGGTTTATGCCATCTTCCTTGTCATCAAATTCTCATCGGCTGTTGACTGCCCTTGTTGACTCAAGGCATAAGAAGGTTTTTAAGGTGAAAAACTGCATAACTGACATTGATCCTGAGagggaaaaagaggaaaaagagaaG GCTGAAAGCCAAAATATCCGCGCAAATGTGCTTCTTAACCGAAAGCGTGAGAAGGTGAATCGGAAGTATACTCCAGCTGTGGAGAGGAGGCGTCAACTTTCTCCTGGGTTTTTAGAGGATGCTTTGGATGAG GAGGATGAAGCGGATTATTATGATAATCGTCGTTCTCAGCATCGCTTTGAGGATGATTTGGAAGCGGAAGCCCGAGCAGAGAAACGAATTATGAATGCTAAAAAG TCGCAGGGACCTAAAGATATCCCTCGTAAGTCTTCCTTCCCACCTGCTAAATCCTCTCGGAACCCAATGGGTTACCCAGATGATGAGAGAGAGGAGTCTGAGTATGAAACTGAGGAGGAAGATGAGAGGCCTCCTTCACGTAAGAGGGATGAGGATACTGAGCCAGAGTATGAGGAtgaggaagaagaggaagaacacTATGAAGAAGCTGAACAAGTTAATGATGCATCAgatgaggaggaagaggag GAACCAAAGCAGAAGAACAAGGAGTTTAGAGGCAGTGCCAAAAGGAAGGGATTTGAATCTGATGAGGACTCTCCTCCAAGGAAAACAACCACCCATCGGCGGATGGCGGTTGTGTACGATAGTGATGAGGACTAA